The following are encoded in a window of Haliaeetus albicilla chromosome 1, bHalAlb1.1, whole genome shotgun sequence genomic DNA:
- the MAVS gene encoding mitochondrial antiviral-signaling protein, whose amino-acid sequence MGFAEDKVYDYILKNLKNFRNIRVASLADSLSCLTDADRDELHTREEMRGSQATVYKFYQHLKCRQGWVPDLIDALRQNNAGHLADELQRVYDSWQGRSPAPAVAFFPPAASDPRPNVSSISAQMPSPGPNPAPGAPLTDQPHQDLPAGSRLLLPSAATTTSTDLDARAPVQESLPKNLEQESLQPPPLGTAVHDGASDGHSGEGHFLHPIEVTQVAAGTPRAGSVAVPSTAPPERGRDWLSRQQHPVCVDNGCFGNANHLHRGTPGLGLGRSLPPRDTGSARSPKQPRNEPEEDFYVSTESPPRLEETAHSGGPQPPDSLPKKQVVPGSEHSEPPGSFVDVRSPLLIQQQFDAEQKRVGKLREDRGDGDTQMETATAITTPASRDAAPSWDTSLKPPVQERKLPTGETASSTPSVLTKEKVLPTSADPLPTVAGGFEGTSGRTASRVSSATNIWAPCSNVESDVELSKPGILLSKAEESPEAAGRCQSSQGPSGPYSGSSNRLTFSSDPLMVSTDSSSSGEVLSRVSLGCPAPVAHEDPGGDEAAGASRDSRLPLSWDSTSLGTHEVRVDHYPCAQLRADNDLQDGAGPLGNSQVFDSSRGHDTVTSSSQAKVSPGDSNGPSLLYIVPAVGIAVISAVAFLVYARLQK is encoded by the exons ATGGGTTTTGCCGAAGACAAAGTGTACGACTACATTTTGAAAAACCTCAAGAATTTCAGGAACATCCGTGTGGCGTCGCTGGCCGATTCTCTGAGCTGCCTGACCGATGCCGACAGA GATGAACTTCACACCCGGGAGGAAATGCGGGGGAGCCAGGCGACCGTCTATAAGTTTTACCAGCACCTGAAGTGCCGGCAAGGCTGGGTGCCGGATCTCATCGACGCGTTGCGCCAGAACAACGCGGGGCACCTGGCCGACGAGCTGCAGCGTGTATATGACAGCTGGCAGGGCC GTTCCCCGGCTCCTGCCGTCGCCTTCTTCCCTCCTGCGGCCAGCGATCCCCGTCCCAATGTCTCTTCCATCAGTGCCCAGATGCCATCCCCGGGGCCGAACCCTGCTCCGGGCGCCCCGTTGACTGACCAGCCACACCAAGACCTGCCTGCTGGCAGCCGTCTGCTTCTGCCCAGTGCTGCCACCACCACGAGCACGGACCTGGATGCCAGGGCCCCGGTGCAGGAATCG CTCCCCAAAAACCTGGAGCAAGAGAGTCTCCAGCCACCTCCTCTTGGGACTGCGGTCCATGATGGAGCGAGCGATGGGCACAGTGGAGAGGGGCATTTCCTGCACCCCATTGAGGTCACGCAGGTGGCAGCAGGGacccccagggcaggcagtgTGGCCGTGCCATCGACTGCCCCCCCTGAGCGGGGCCGGGACTGGCTGAGCCGCCAGCAGCACCCGGTGTGTGTGGACAACGGGTGTTTTGGGAACGCCAACCACCTGCACCGCGGCACGCCGGGCTTGGGTCTGGGCAGGTCTCTTCCGCCGAGGGATACGGGCTCTGCTCGCAGCCCCAAGCAGCCCAGGAACGAGCCCGAAGAGGACTTCTATGTCTCCACTGAGTCACCCCCGAGGCTGGAGGAGACTGCTCACAGTGGGGGGCCACAGCCCCCAGATTCACTACCAAAAAAACAGGTTGTGCCTGGCTCTGAGCACAGCGAGCCCCCGGGCAGCTTTGTGGATGTGCGCAGCCCCCTCCTCATACAGCAGCAGTTCGATGCAGAGCAGAAGCGGGTCGGGAAGCTGCGAGAGGACAGAGGAGATGGAG ACACTCAGATGGAAACAGCCACCGCAATCACTACCCCTGCATCCAGAGATGCTGCCCCATCCTGGGACACCTCCCTGAAGCCTCCTGTGCAAGAGAGGAAACTGCCCACTGGGGAGACAGCCAGCAGCACGCCCTCCGTGCTGACGAAGGAGAAA GTGCTCCCGACCTCGGCAGACCCTCTCCCAACTGTTGCGGGAGGCTTTGAAGGCACATCTGGGAGGACAGCATCCCGGGTGAGCTCTGCCACGAACATCTGGGCACCTTGCAGCAACGTGGAGAGTGATGTGGAGCTCAGCAAGCCAGGCATCCTCCTCTCCAAGGCTGAGGAGAGCCCAGAGGCGGCCGGCAGATGCCAAAGCTCTCAGGGGCCCAGCGGCCCCTATTCCGGGTCGTCCAATAGGCTCACCTTCAGCAGCGACCCACTCATGGTGAGCACAGATAGCTCGAGTTCAGGAGAAGTGCTCTCCAGAGTCTCCTTGGGATGCCCGGCTCCAGTGGCTCATGAAGACCCTGGGGGAGATGAGGCAGCTGGAGCAAGCAGAGACTCCCGTCTGCCTCTGAGCTGGGACAGCACCTCCCTGGGCACCCACGAGGTCCGTGTGGACCATTACCCCTGCGCCCAGCTCAGGGCAGACAACGACCTCCAAGATGGAGCTGGTCCCCTTGGAAATTCTCAAGTTTTTGACTCGAGCAGGGGCCATGACACTGTGACCAGCTCATCTCAGGCCAAAGTCTCCCCAGGGGACAGCAACGGACCATCCCTACTATACATCGTTCCAGCTGTGGGCATCGCTGTGATTTCAGCTGTGGCGTTTCTGGTGTACGCTCGATTGCAGAAATAG